The window TCGGGTGCATCCGCCGTGCAGGCGGTCAGGCCGGCGAGTGCGACACCCACCACCATCACCGCGACGAGCCGGGACTTCCGTGTCTTAACCATGGTTCTCCTCGCCCGGACGCCCCCGTGGCGCCCGTCATACCTGCTGACGGCCGGGTGGGCGCGAACGTTGCCCCCGGGTCAGGCCGAAACTGGTCAGGCCGAGACCGATCAGGCCGAGACCGCGAGCGGCACCGGCGAGACGTGCACCGGGAAGTTCACCGACCGGGCGATGAAGCACATCGCGTGCGCCTTGTGGTGCAGTGCGGCGACGTGCTCGTCGGTCGCGAGCTCGCCCGCGTCCGCCACCACCTTCGGGTGCAGCGTCACGTCCGTGAACGCGCCCTCGCCGCGGGCCTCGACCCGCATGGTGCCGGTCGCCGCGTCCGAGTACCCCCGCACCACCAGGCCCGACTCCGCCGCCAGGTGCAGGAACCACAGCATGTGGCACTGGACCAGGCTCGCGACGAACAGCTCCTCCGGGCTGTTCCGCGCCGGGTCACCCCGGAACGCCGGGTCCGACGACCCGAGCAGCGGCGGCTTGTGCGGCAGGTCGATCTCGTGGTCCCGGGAGAACGCGGTGTACGACGCCGTGCCCTTGTCCCCCGCGCCTGTCCACCGCACCGTTACGGCGTAGTCATGCGTGGCTCCACTCATGCGCCCACCCTAGGGGTGA is drawn from Promicromonospora sp. Populi and contains these coding sequences:
- a CDS encoding OsmC family protein, with the translated sequence MSGATHDYAVTVRWTGAGDKGTASYTAFSRDHEIDLPHKPPLLGSSDPAFRGDPARNSPEELFVASLVQCHMLWFLHLAAESGLVVRGYSDAATGTMRVEARGEGAFTDVTLHPKVVADAGELATDEHVAALHHKAHAMCFIARSVNFPVHVSPVPLAVSA